GTCATAATGTCAGGTTTCTTTACTCCAGACTGTACAAAGGAACTTATGTAAaacttattatgtaagtagagTTTTAAATAAACCGTTTGAAATATatcatcattttattttgcaatTTAGGAATTACTTGcctatacatttatttgtagATACACAGAGAATCTTATATCTAATATACAGTTGTTTTACAGTATACACAATACTTCTTGTATGGAacattttatagaaaattcTACCgctttaaaacttaaaattacagCAGAGGTAAAATTTCTAACAAATTAAGCACAAAACATGAGAAAATCTAAAAGTTGAAACACTAGgcaaaactaaaattaatctaaaacttttttaatatcAAACATACAGCTAAAACTTAACATTTAAAGACATTTACAAATGGCGAGGTCCATTTTACAGGAAGTGTATCAAAACCAATGtcctaaataatataaacatttaatttcttattagttattaatctaagcaaaaaatatatattatattgatatATATTTCGGGTTAGGTAAGACATAATAAATCctattaaatatgtaagtaggtgtctaagggtctgtttcacaatgtctggttagtggctacctgacggataaaatacatgctgtcactctctgttattattttttagacagtgacagcatgtattttatccgacaggtagcgactaaccagacattgtggaacaggggctaaTACTGACAAAAGAAAAGTTTGAttaaactggcagtaagtaaAAATAGATATTCTCGTCTATTCGGAATGGAAAgtttaaaaagtatataagtaggtaagtatatattaaaattagtcTATATATTTGTGGAACACATTACTTCTGTCGAAAGCACACCTTGGTATACCTAATTGACGAAACTTTGCATATACTATACCATATACAAAATACTTCGTATAGACATATACAGAATAGAAATGAATGAATACCTACgggatttttattattatttgttccaTGTCAAAATACAAAATCCTGAAGTCGTGTTTAGTGCTCTGATCTAAACTGGATCTACAATGGTATGGCTCCTTGTTTGCCATTAGTTTCTGGTAATATTGTCAAAAAACGATtgctgtgctaccacaaaaaaactttaaactctatttaacaagtgtttaaaacgaaatttgacagatttcgcaggtgtttgacagcgctaaacatctgttaaatactgtctaagtttttgtggtaaggcccttgGTTTTTAATATCTAAAATAAGTACCAAATAACAATCAGTAATATTTACATTGCATTTTTACGAAAACGCTATTTTATAAACTGTGCGTATCCTCAGACAAGCGTGATGTGGTAGCAGTCAAAAAGAACTCTTGTGTATGTACAAAGAAAGCACCATGGTATGTATCATTGTATCGGTTATAGAActagataagtacctaaagtaTTATGCTACTAGTTATGTTGTTTGGCTATGCAGTTAgcttttttatgatttatgcaataaacttaaaattcgagtttaaatattttataaataagttaaataatttggggcaatgtttttataatttaagtgATGGGTATCCATTTAAGGTtcaatttaaatagttttgaAAACCTGTTTTAAAAAGCATACATTTGCAAAACATGTATTTATGTGTGAGTTGACAAAATTTTactaactaaaatataagtttatgtGGAACTGTGTGCCTTCGTGTtagtaatatgtatgtatttagttCTTTATAGTAGCGATTAAAAAGGTTATTTTCAGTTATTCATTAATTCTACTCCCAAATAGGAACCACCTACTCTTTGGCTCTCCCTCTAATGATTTATTTGTgactatttaaatttaatgaggaatataatttaataacttaagtaaattaattcaGTCAAAAGATCAATATCatagtataattatatattaaccCGGCCGAAATCTCACTGAATAAATAGAGACCGAAAttcaaataagtaaataatatttaaaggaTTATGTTTTAGTGGCAGACTAGATTTTCACTAACACATATAACATTGTTAAAACGAGGCATTCAAAACtaactaaattaattatgttagctaactgccagtttctatatctctgtctatccataactggtagttactttcatacgattttgacataatcaaagtaacaatctgtcataatcgtatgaaagtaactaccagttatggatagatcgAGTTACAGAAACTGGCAGTACCTATAAGCAGAACTTTCAGTTTCTGGAGCCTATTCAAGGTTAACGAATATTATTCAGTCATATGTAAAAGATTTTTAACGTTCATTTGGGTAGACTCCTTGACCTACAGTAATGTTTTTGAGAGTTTTTCAACTTTACAATACTTTATTCTTCTTCTAAATTCGTCTTAGCGTGACAAACACTGGAGTTGGACTAGTATTTCTCAGCTatacaaaatgtacttgaCTATGAGAGCACACAATTCCACAAAAACAGTCTATTTAACCAACTACATACTGAATGCATGTACTTGtcgtcaaaaaaatattataatcatcaaaattatgattaccATTTACGTGAGACCAATTTTAAGTTAAGAAATGTgcatttaagtaaatttagtTATACATAGTTATAAAATGTACCTTGACAATGAATTTGCCAACTTTATGATTTAGTTGAAACGTTGAtatcaaacaatattttacgaTCTTCacaactaagtaggtacataatatacctaatcaaaaatatatacttaaaacAAAACGTGCAAGGCGGCCGCATCTCTTCGCaagacaataaataaatgaataccGATAGTATTGACGTCTCTTTCACTCTCTCAGTCGTTGTTGATGCTGTCTCACTCTTCATCGACGGGCTCTGTGCCGAAGTATCGGTCCCCGAAGTTGCCGATGCCGGGAAGGACGTAGAATTTCTCGTTGATCTCTGGATCTAGGGCTGATGTCACGATTTTTACctggaaataaaaatatagagttAGTTTTATCCGTCCCTGATACAGTATTACGGAAGTGGCGGACATACTCGTGCTATCTCGTTCTAATCATAACTCTGTTCTTCTACCTTCCCTCAGACGCCATTCTCAAGTTGTTTCTTTATGTGCGCGCCCTATTTACACATTTTAGCTATCTTTTGCTTATTCCTCCCCATCGCAGTACCTACAACACACCAACTATTGACCAATCACCGCCATACcttggactgacgaccttaggcgggtagccggtagtggttggatgaggaaggccgaggaccgagtcttgtggcgctccttgggagaggccaaTGTCCAGCAATGGGTGATTATTAGGTGATGATGGATGGCCATACCTTCGGGAAGGCGTAAGCGATGCTGTGCACGCCGATCTCGGCATTATGTACCCGCTCTATTTAGACACTTATTAGCATGCAGCGGAGTTGGCAGCAGTACGTTTAGGGTATTTTTCTACTAAATgaagtatctatctatgatTTACCTTATATAACagccgccattttcatattttttctttatgtGCGCTTCGTTCTAGACACATTTCAGCTACCTTTAGGTTATTTTCCTCCCATCACACTACCTATAACACACTAACTAACACATACCTTGGGGAAAGCGTAGGCGATGCTATGAACGCCGATCTCGGCCATCAGCAGCGACACGAGGCCGATGTGCTCCTCGGGCACGTCGTGGTCCAGCAGCACGCGGATGGCCATGATGGCCGCCGCGCCCGTCGCCACTGTCGCGTCCATCAGGATCACTCGGTAGTCCTTTATGTCTTTGGGGAGGCGGAGGTAGTATAGCTGTGGAGAGGATAATAGTCGGCGTTAGGTACAATTGGTTTATTGGGAGATAGTTAAGGCATCTTAAGTAAGCGAGCAAGCAATACGTTGCAAAGATGTTTTCTCGAGTAATGCGGCGCCGCCGCAGCGATGATATATCTCAACGGATTGCAATCCTATGATGTTTTAACAACTGAGCGTTGCAGCTACGACGCGTCCCATCGCTTTCAACTCTCCCCGCTTCGTCTGCACAGCAAGTTGACATGCTACTGATATATGTAGATGCTCAATGCCGCAACAATATCATGTTCTGCAACGTATCGTTAGCTCGCTAAGAAACTAAACAATGCTATTTTCGGCAGGTTAAAGAAATACACTTGTTATAATTCGTACGGTCGATGCGGTtagtatttatgtacataggGTTTAACAGGTGTTTTAGGTTTGACATTTGATGACATTACCCCATTGAATTTCTATATTTTCCTGGTAGGTATGAAAAAATACCAGAACTGAAAAGCTTAATGcaacaaaataatgtatacTTGACGTAGGTAATAAGTGATTATCTTATTACAAAGTTAACCATCTCACCTCTGGTTCATCAGTGAGCTGATTCGTCTGTATCAATATCTTGCCGATCCTGATGTCCTTGCACACGTCGCACACGGCCTGCTCCATGGTCTCGCCTGCCCGTAGTATTGACACGCCACAGATTTTCTCCACTTCGCACTTGCGCCCTGGGAAATTAGAGTAATTTTTGCATTTTTGTTCGGTCTGTATTGACTGAAAGTTAAAAACTGTAAGGTAGAAGAGAAATTACGTCCCGCTTCATTTAGGTTTGCAAGACCtaatttgttattacgattaaCCGCTAACCGCATTAATCCGTGCATAAAAAAGAGGCGTCTTATAAGTTCAATAAATTTGGACGTATTGACAAGGATATCATATTCCTTCATCTTCATGAACAGTTGTAGGAGACGAATCCTCAACGGTATTTTCTATAGACGACTATAGAAAATACCAACAAATTATCGAGATAGTAGTATAAGTCCGATCGGCTACTCTGAGAAGGTTTCTCTGGCATTCCTTATACATCAAGTCTCTGGCATTCCTTCAACATTTTATGacaattaaaatgaaactcaTATAGAACGAAAGTAGTTATCCACACTGGTAGAGAAGACTCTAAATTTACTAACTTCTTACCACCAGACATTCTTCGTATACAGGTAATGTTGTGGTAAATTAGTACCTACCGTTATACTGGAACCCCTGCGGCGTGTCCACGCTGACTCTGGTGTACGGGAACAGAGACAAGGCGAACTCTATCACCAGCCGCATGAGGCGCTTCGAGTAGAAGATGAACTCGTCTCGCGGCGTGTCCTTGTTGCGGATGAATGTGTGCAGGCCTTTCACCTGGGaggaaaataaatgttattatattcaataaaaaataaaataagcaaATGATTCTAGATTacttaattcaatattatttgacatatttttatacaagaAATAGCAATGGGCCTAGAATTTTACCCTGAGGCACACCTATACTGGAAATTATGGATTACCTATATGGATATCTGCTTTCGTATCACCATTGAAACATTAGGATtaaacaatccataagcagcatAGCTTATCTGGAAAACATCTATGAGATTTACACAAGTACCTAACATGAGTCAATCAACGatgttagtaattttattaattacctgTGGCGTTTCTTTGAGTACAAACAGCGAGTCTGGAACTGGCTGGCCGACGTGCGCGACCGCCAACTTTTCACGAACTTTGAACCCTCTCTGGAAATATAATTGAGTAATTTTTACTGCTGAAGTTCTTGGTGGATAATCCAGAATCTAGAAGATTGTCTAGTTTTTGTAGTAAGATCAACCGAGACAATATTTAGACCGACGTTAAGCGGTGCCAATTACcatgaaacaaaacataacACTTATTTTAACTGCTACATAATAAAGCGTATTTTGAAAGAAATACTCACGAGTTGTAACTGTTTGTGGACGTGTTGAACGATTAAGTGTATCgccacctgaaataaaattccaaATAAGTTTCAATTGCAAATGCTTCTAAACAGGTTGTCCCAACAAGTATGGTATGATATTATCCTCTTTCACcagttatattaaaatttcgaCAATGGAGGCCATTATTGAAAACAGATTTCAGTCTTGCGATTCCTAATGTACGCCGGCTTAATGTGCGTCTGTTGACTGTTATTGGTACTAGTTAGTGGTCAACACACGTGGCCCGCACTGTACCTTGTTCTCGCCGCCGCGGGGCACGATGATGTCGGCGTGAGCCATGCAGGGCGCGATGTAGCTCTGGTAGGAGGGCTTCACGTGCGTCATGTACTGCTTCAGCACGCCTTCTAGGTCGCGCCCGCGCTGGACTATGTCTCTGGAAGGAGGATGAgattgttataaaatattgtaatgtgaaatattgtattgtaattgtaatgtgAAGTGCTTCCATttaagtagtaggtactagAATGAGGAGGCAATAGACATAAATAGATGGAAGATCCAGAAAGAGACCATTGCCCAGCATGCAGCTGTGGGAGACAATAggctaaataataatagtaccGAGTATACGGGTTACATTGTTCAATCTTGCCTCGACATCTTGTTTAATCCTATAATAGGCATTtcgtataaattaaataacaatggACCTAAAACAAAACCCTGAGGAACACAGCTATAAACCTCATATTCTTCAAACACCACAATTCACAGCGTACACCTAGATATCTACAAATGATGGAGATTACCTCCTCAATCTCCTGGCGAGGCTAATGTCGGATCTTACTCCTCAACagttacaaaacaaaatacagcTTACacctatactttgtaaaatatagcatgatacctatgacagctgtcaaattcataaattttatttgaaatttgcTTATTTACCAATTTTATGAACGATCTTTATTTACCAGGCATTaagatctgtcaatcaaacgtcatagGGCTCacgctatattttacaaagtatagatagatacaaatCTCCTCATTACCTCCTCAATCTCCTGGCGAGGCGGATGTCGGCGTCGGTGTCCACAAACACTTTCATGTCCAGCATGGCCGTGACCGCCGCGTTGTAGAACGCGAGGATTCCCTCGAAGATTATCACGTTCGCTCCGTACATGGTTTTCTGGGGACAAGGATTAATAATAGTTATaaagatagaaaaaaaatatttattcggtgtccagcaccacacaccaaaaatacacaaagAAATACAAATTGCTTTGGTGGATTACAAAACAATAGTTTGATCGCAGGGAGGGTGACGGAGCCTTAGAAAAAGCAACAGAATATTCTTTCTACCTATATCTTGttctatttatgaaaaacccTATGGCAAGcgattatgtattttaaatgcaGTATCTATAGAAAGGATTTTGCTCCTGTTATTTGAAAGAAGGTACACAACTgacacagttttttttaacgatTAATTTCTTTCTACCACCGGCCATTTCCCGATAGTaaacagggtgttacaaaaaggctatactaagccgaaaccaacgtgtgcagcatgttatatctaaggcCGGAAATTAAACAACAATGaaaaaattcgcaaaaaaaaaacattttccatagaaactttgttggtcacgtgtttactatggagaatgtttgtTTTTCGCGAATATGGTTTCCgcttagtatacctaccttttttgcaacaccctgtatagtatagTCAAGTCTCATACATCAGTATCTACTCACAGTCCGGTTCTCCCGGGAGTGCGTGACGTAGTTGTAGATGGGCACCTCCACCTTCTTGCCATCCCTCAGTCTGGTCAGCACCTCCGTCAGCAGTTCCATGTCGAACGCGTCCGGATGGTCGAAGTTGTATTCGTTGCGGGTTGCCGCTAGGTGCTGCTTCTCGTTGAGGACCTGGGGGCGGCAATGGAATGGAATATCAGTTTATTTgacttaaaattttacaatcatGGTACATAGTATAAAACAAAGATACTTTCTCTATCTTTATGTATGCTTATTAAATGTTTCTTTTAATAGAGTGATTCAAGAGGAAGGTTTATGTATGATAACATCATTGTTTTTTGTGGTACATTTAGCATCAGCATTGCACCCGTGCGAATCCGGGGCAGGTCACTAGTTATTTCATAATACACTCAGGGGCAGTAAAATATGTGTGATCCcagttttttcaaacattttggAAATTTAGCTACTTTGAActgaattaaaatataataatgctaACCTTATAAAAGGAGTCCATACTGACGATGGTGACCCAGGGAATGTTGAGAGATTCTATTATTTTGGCCGCCACCGTCGTCTTTCCGGACGCGCTGGCTCCACATATTCCTGAAATAcgaaagaaatatttaaatcacaacTAAAATTGCATATAATAATCCTTCTTGTACCCTCTTTTGAGTTTTCTACACCCACAAAAATGCTTTAGTGCACACGATGCATTGCGATGAGCATTTCATCACGTTTTGACTTCAAAATGACAAGACGAACACTATTAGGGAGcatgtatttattatgtaagtataagtatttagGGAGTGGATAGCATGTTCGTATACTATGTAAAATACAAGAGTCCTATGAAGTTTCGTTGACCCTTTAAAACCCAAAAATACTGATAATATGAAGGGATGAGCCCTATGGAAGTTTTGATAGCTTTCATAtggctcatgctatattttacaaagtctAGTTAAGTTACATGGTAGTTACCTATGAGGAAGGGCTCGACCTCCTGGCCGCCCGTGCTGTTGTACCAGGGCGGGCGGCCGGCCGTGTAGATGCTGCGTCGGTGGTGTCATCCCTAGTGAACTGTACTGTGCATGTAGTCACCTATGAGGAAGGGCTCGACCTCCTGGCCGCCCGTGCAGTTGTACAAGGACGGGCGGCCGGCCGTGTAGATGGTGCGTCGGTGGTGTCATCCCTAGTGGACTGTACTGTGCATGTAGTCACCTATGAGGAAGGGCTCGACCTCCTGGCCGCCCGTGCAGTTGTACCAGGGCGGGCGGCCGGCCGTGTAGATGGTGCGTCGGTCCGCGTGCAGGATGCTCTCTGCCGTAGTTCGCTTGTTCGACTGCGACATGGAGGTGGTGCGGACGCGCCGCGCGCGAGGTGACTTGACGATGTTCGAGCCTGGAGGGCGAAGGTAATACAGGGTTAATAGGCTACTGAAATTATTTCATTGGTTTTCGGGGTCAACTCTAAAGTTTATAGATTAAAACATGGGATCAAGATGTCCCATGGCCAAACAGGagttaagttttattaaagaaCTTGTATGGGGATTGACCGTTAATAAGGTTATGGGATGTAGATCCCATATTCTTCTTTAGTTTGTCGATGTCTGTAGGATATATTTTAAGAGAGGTCTTCTATAGGGATTTAGAGTTAATAAGGCTATGAGACATTCTTCTTCAGAGTGTCTCGGTACCAAAACACTAGAGAAGTTCTAGGATTTGTCACCGTGCTGAAGTCAgaatagcgtcagtcgctAACCATCCAGGGTTCGCCAGACGGCAGAGGTAAATAAGaaacagttgatacgtcactcgtcAGCTCGTCACTCTTTATAGTTCCAGTATACCTATACCTGGCTATGCCATCTGCCTGCATAGATATATCTAagctattttataattattagacAGGTATACTCGCACAGCTTATCATGCCATTAGAAgtgaatatttaatatattcatTATAACAATCTAATCTTTATCAAGATTCTACTGATacagtttattaaaatatttatactacCGTCTACCCCTCAACATGTTACAAATGAATaggtaaaatatgtttatatgttATAATAGGTTTGGCTTACAAAAGTGTAAATAGGCATTTGTTTAAACATTCACTTAACGATCTGGACTGGAATCAACCGCTCAACACTAAACATATAAAAGACTGTcaaaaataggtacctatatatttcgGCTCTATTTCAGAATTAATAGGATTCACCTCATGAATTGCAAAATAGCCTTTATCTCAGAGGCAATAATGCTACAGAAACCTGATCaatttatgatgatgatgatgatgatgaccatgTAATTTGTCGGTGTAATTACGTTTGGCTTCGTCACAGTCACAGTAcgttaaatataagtactttttgCAACTCACTCTGACTACGACTATATATTAACTTATAAAAAtggcatttaaatatatacgAACTCACCGAAAAAAGACTATTTAAAATAGGACTTTTGTTTAAATCTGTAGCTTTGAATTTTGAAGATATTCTTCTAACTAACTAAGAGCTACTGGTTCCTGGGATGATAACAA
The sequence above is a segment of the Plutella xylostella chromosome 29, ilPluXylo3.1, whole genome shotgun sequence genome. Coding sequences within it:
- the LOC105385291 gene encoding uridine-cytidine kinase-like 1, which codes for MSAKLNKFETPSSASSDSEVTELALDFSEQVFIDDEEFSSRAPASPTTVPNVRPYRPPSTGSNIVKSPRARRVRTTSMSQSNKRTTAESILHADRRTIYTAGRPPWYNCTGGQEVEPFLIGICGASASGKTTVAAKIIESLNIPWVTIVSMDSFYKVLNEKQHLAATRNEYNFDHPDAFDMELLTEVLTRLRDGKKVEVPIYNYVTHSRENRTKTMYGANVIIFEGILAFYNAAVTAMLDMKVFVDTDADIRLARRLRRDIVQRGRDLEGVLKQYMTHVKPSYQSYIAPCMAHADIIVPRGGENKVAIHLIVQHVHKQLQLRGFKVREKLAVAHVGQPVPDSLFVLKETPQVKGLHTFIRNKDTPRDEFIFYSKRLMRLVIEFALSLFPYTRVSVDTPQGFQYNGRKCEVEKICGVSILRAGETMEQAVCDVCKDIRIGKILIQTNQLTDEPELYYLRLPKDIKDYRVILMDATVATGAAAIMAIRVLLDHDVPEEHIGLVSLLMAEIGVHSIAYAFPKVKIVTSALDPEINEKFYVLPGIGNFGDRYFGTEPVDEE